One segment of Trichlorobacter ammonificans DNA contains the following:
- a CDS encoding ATP-binding protein encodes MIFSNLRRQVLVPLTLTFLVLLGSFLYSAYAIRRNTISDALDRHYHEAQSLFNELLSIRSEWMIATAEPIVIDPFLKNAMRHGDRTALYRQALPYYRRMAGPEGISHLTVYGPDAATVLSIHAPREHVGGTAGNTVRRALESGRPAHGLELAPSGMLALRLVIPWYDATGLLGFIELGSEIGGTMRKLAAISHVDYLVGLDKSLLDRKIWEASVKGAGQRSSWDLLPAKVVSGHSLPRIPDGLVAMLSQPAARSFDGQGWKNIRLDDRRFAAKRFPLVETGGRVVGEFVLLHDTTRIAKDFSNFVLKVVLLGLGICSVLFAFAWRILGQVEARLQTAQQKLADEVANVNRTNTLLEQEVAERQRVEAELIHLNDHLEERVAERTRTLEAMSRELEQGRNELEQAYTELKSRQAVILHQDKMASIGLLAAGVAHDINNPIGFVTNNLEELRVYMTRLQRFLELQQAVAGRCSDAQELEDLARERHELGVDLIFEDFDTLIAESLEGAGRVSSIVRNLRNFSRVDDVEYKRADINECLESTIAITHHELRHKALVHRRFGTIPKIRCYPQQLNQVFMNLLINAAHAIEKRGEVTVSTWAADDAVFISIADTGSGIAPENLSRIFEPFFTTKDVGQGTGLGLSIVYDIVSQHHGEIRVESVPGAGTTFIIRLPLDTGDEVVSGGRAGANVGSVVSFSAVAGGGNVR; translated from the coding sequence ATGATATTCTCCAACCTTCGTCGACAGGTACTGGTTCCGCTGACCCTCACCTTTTTGGTGCTCTTGGGCAGTTTCCTGTACAGTGCCTATGCCATCAGACGCAACACCATCTCCGATGCCCTTGACCGGCACTATCACGAAGCGCAGTCCCTCTTCAACGAACTTCTCTCCATCAGGTCGGAATGGATGATCGCCACGGCGGAGCCGATCGTTATCGACCCTTTCCTGAAAAACGCCATGCGCCACGGCGACCGGACCGCGCTCTACCGGCAGGCATTGCCCTACTACCGCCGCATGGCCGGGCCCGAGGGAATCAGCCATCTCACGGTGTATGGTCCCGATGCCGCAACGGTGCTCAGTATTCACGCACCGCGTGAACATGTCGGCGGCACGGCCGGGAACACCGTGCGTCGGGCCCTGGAAAGCGGTCGCCCCGCCCACGGCCTCGAATTGGCCCCCTCCGGTATGCTGGCCCTGCGGCTGGTGATCCCCTGGTATGACGCGACCGGCCTGCTGGGGTTCATTGAGCTGGGGTCGGAAATCGGCGGAACCATGCGCAAGCTGGCCGCCATCAGCCATGTTGACTATCTGGTGGGCCTCGACAAATCACTGCTGGACCGAAAAATATGGGAGGCGTCGGTAAAGGGGGCGGGGCAGCGCTCCTCCTGGGATCTGCTACCGGCCAAGGTGGTGTCCGGTCACTCCCTGCCGCGTATTCCCGATGGCCTGGTTGCCATGCTGTCGCAGCCGGCTGCCCGTTCGTTCGATGGCCAGGGATGGAAGAACATCCGTCTCGATGACCGCCGGTTTGCGGCCAAGCGTTTTCCTCTGGTGGAAACCGGCGGACGGGTGGTGGGGGAATTCGTCCTGCTGCACGACACCACCCGGATTGCCAAGGACTTCTCTAACTTCGTGCTGAAGGTCGTGCTGCTGGGGCTGGGTATCTGCTCCGTCCTGTTTGCCTTTGCCTGGCGGATTCTCGGCCAGGTGGAAGCCAGATTGCAGACTGCCCAGCAGAAGCTTGCCGATGAGGTTGCCAACGTCAACCGGACCAATACCCTGCTGGAGCAGGAAGTCGCCGAGCGTCAACGGGTTGAAGCCGAACTGATCCACCTGAACGATCACCTGGAAGAGCGGGTGGCGGAGCGGACCCGGACCCTTGAAGCTATGAGCCGGGAGCTGGAGCAGGGGCGTAACGAGTTGGAGCAGGCCTATACGGAATTGAAATCCCGGCAGGCGGTGATCCTGCATCAGGACAAGATGGCCAGCATCGGTCTGTTGGCCGCCGGCGTGGCCCACGATATCAACAATCCGATCGGCTTTGTCACCAACAACCTTGAAGAGCTGCGGGTGTACATGACCCGCCTGCAACGTTTTCTCGAGCTGCAGCAGGCGGTTGCCGGGCGCTGCTCCGACGCGCAGGAATTGGAAGACCTTGCGCGGGAGCGGCATGAGCTGGGGGTCGACCTCATCTTCGAGGATTTCGATACCCTGATCGCCGAGTCACTGGAAGGGGCGGGGCGTGTCAGCAGCATTGTCAGGAACCTGCGCAATTTTTCCCGGGTCGACGACGTGGAGTATAAACGTGCCGACATCAACGAATGCCTGGAGAGCACCATCGCCATTACCCACCATGAACTGCGACACAAAGCGTTGGTGCATCGGCGCTTCGGCACGATCCCGAAAATCCGCTGCTACCCGCAACAGCTCAACCAGGTGTTCATGAACCTGCTGATCAACGCCGCCCATGCCATTGAGAAGCGCGGCGAGGTGACGGTCAGTACCTGGGCTGCAGACGATGCGGTCTTTATCTCCATCGCCGATACCGGCAGCGGCATTGCGCCGGAAAATCTGTCCAGGATATTCGAGCCATTCTTCACGACCAAGGATGTGGGGCAGGGGACCGGGCTGGGGCTTTCCATCGTGTACGACATCGTCAGCCAGCATCACGGTGAAATCCGTGTGGAGAGCGTTCCCGGCGCCGGTACGACCTTCATCATCCGGCTGCCGCTGGACACCGGCGACGAAGTTGTGTCCGGTGGTCGTGCAGGGGCAAATGTCGGATCCGTTGTCTCGTTTTCAGCAGTTGCCGGAGGCGGCAATGTCCGATAG
- a CDS encoding EAL and HDOD domain-containing protein: protein MDHSKHLMGRQPILNGLEEIVGFELLFRCPASLGAAEIPSPVRATSQVIFDILSSFGVRDVLGEHRGFINVDADMLMSDAIELLPTESIGLELLEDLIITPEIVERCRELKKMGCLLVLDDHCYAPEYEPLYQGIVDIVKLDLIATPLEEVYREVGLFRRYPVKLLAEKVDSRHVYLRSRKMGFELFQGYFFARPTLVQKTRMANASASFFRLMQQLSGEADIDEIEETFKQSPALTYKLLLLVNSLAFATREKIRTVRHAITQVGLEHLKRWVQLAIFADDSGSSLNNPLLDMAAVRAAFMEEMARLDLGNTRLVRQVLPEEAFMVGILSILKDIYEIDMAEIVANLNLSEELRDALVHRGGDLGTLLCVSEMMERLELDEAAQCLERLGVSPAAVLACQKRAYQWRSRFA from the coding sequence GTGGACCATTCCAAGCATCTGATGGGCAGGCAGCCGATCCTGAACGGGCTTGAGGAGATCGTGGGCTTTGAGTTGCTCTTTCGCTGTCCCGCCTCGCTGGGGGCGGCGGAGATCCCGTCGCCCGTCAGGGCCACCTCACAGGTTATTTTTGATATTCTCTCCAGTTTCGGGGTGCGGGACGTTCTGGGGGAGCACCGCGGATTCATCAACGTCGATGCGGACATGCTGATGAGCGATGCCATCGAACTGCTGCCCACGGAGAGCATCGGGCTGGAACTGCTGGAAGATCTGATCATCACGCCGGAGATCGTCGAACGCTGTCGAGAGTTGAAAAAGATGGGCTGTCTGCTGGTGCTGGACGATCACTGCTATGCCCCCGAGTATGAACCGCTCTACCAGGGGATTGTCGATATCGTCAAGCTGGACCTGATCGCCACACCGCTGGAAGAAGTGTACCGTGAGGTCGGACTGTTCAGGCGCTATCCGGTCAAGCTGCTGGCGGAGAAAGTGGACAGCCGGCACGTGTACCTGCGCAGCCGCAAGATGGGATTTGAGCTGTTCCAGGGATATTTTTTCGCCCGTCCGACCCTGGTGCAGAAAACCCGCATGGCCAACGCTTCCGCCTCGTTCTTTCGTCTGATGCAGCAACTTTCCGGCGAGGCGGATATCGACGAGATCGAGGAAACCTTCAAGCAGAGTCCGGCGCTTACGTACAAGCTGCTCCTCCTGGTCAATTCGCTCGCCTTCGCCACCCGCGAGAAGATTCGCACGGTTCGCCATGCCATCACCCAGGTGGGGCTGGAGCATCTCAAACGCTGGGTACAGCTTGCCATATTTGCCGACGACAGCGGTTCGAGTCTGAACAATCCCCTCTTGGACATGGCGGCGGTCCGGGCCGCCTTCATGGAAGAAATGGCCCGCCTCGACCTGGGCAACACCCGGCTGGTGCGTCAGGTTCTTCCCGAGGAGGCGTTCATGGTGGGGATTCTGTCAATCCTGAAGGATATTTACGAGATCGACATGGCCGAGATCGTCGCCAACCTCAACCTGTCCGAGGAACTGCGGGATGCGCTGGTGCACCGGGGCGGCGACCTGGGTACCCTGCTCTGCGTCAGTGAAATGATGGAACGACTGGAACTGGACGAGGCTGCCCAGTGTCTCGAACGGCTGGGCGTTTCCCCTGCTGCGGTGTTGGCGTGTCAGAAACGGGCCTATCAGTGGCGCAGCAGATTCGCGTAG
- a CDS encoding Ppx/GppA phosphatase family protein, whose amino-acid sequence MACRVAAIDLGTNTARLLIADCYPGGRFEQLVLSRVIIRLGGGFSRQTGLADEAIERAMRCLYEFRRQIDHRGVTDVRAVATSAVRDAANGALFVERVRRETGIPLAVIGGEVEARLTLRGITAGLEGNPEELFMFDVGGGSTEYSLARSGRPLFVESLPLGVVRLTEGKGDEAAMGEKIGRELAQMQQRMEVARLIPDPSGTVLVGTAGTATTLAAINLEMRDYDYRRVNNHVLTRNDIRRIYERLAPLGPAERLTVPGLEPGREDLIIAGILITLHTMECFGFEQMTVSDFGLLEGLLAAGAVT is encoded by the coding sequence ATGGCATGCAGAGTCGCGGCCATTGACCTGGGAACGAATACCGCACGGCTGCTGATTGCCGACTGTTATCCCGGCGGCCGTTTCGAGCAACTGGTCCTGTCCCGGGTCATCATCCGCCTGGGTGGCGGCTTCAGCCGCCAGACCGGTCTGGCCGATGAAGCCATTGAGCGGGCCATGCGTTGTCTGTACGAGTTTCGTCGCCAGATCGATCACCGCGGAGTGACGGACGTGCGGGCCGTCGCCACCAGTGCGGTGCGGGATGCCGCCAATGGTGCCCTGTTTGTTGAGCGGGTCCGCCGGGAAACCGGCATTCCGCTGGCGGTGATCGGCGGGGAGGTTGAGGCCCGTCTGACGCTGCGGGGAATCACCGCCGGGCTGGAGGGAAATCCGGAAGAGCTGTTCATGTTCGATGTAGGGGGCGGCAGCACCGAGTACAGCCTAGCTCGGAGTGGTCGCCCTCTTTTCGTGGAAAGCCTTCCCTTGGGGGTGGTGCGTCTGACCGAGGGCAAGGGAGACGAAGCGGCCATGGGCGAGAAGATCGGCCGCGAGCTGGCGCAGATGCAGCAGCGAATGGAAGTCGCCCGGCTCATCCCCGACCCGTCGGGAACCGTGCTGGTGGGCACTGCCGGCACCGCCACCACTCTGGCGGCCATTAACCTGGAAATGCGCGACTACGATTACCGTCGCGTCAACAACCATGTGCTGACCCGGAACGACATCCGGAGAATTTATGAGCGCCTTGCCCCGCTTGGCCCTGCGGAACGTCTGACCGTACCGGGGCTGGAGCCGGGGCGCGAAGATTTGATCATCGCCGGCATACTGATCACGCTGCACACCATGGAGTGTTTCGGATTCGAGCAGATGACGGTCAGCGATTTCGGACTGCTGGAAGGGTTGCTCGCTGCCGGAGCCGTTACCTGA
- a CDS encoding HU family DNA-binding protein codes for MNKSELIETFAAQRDISHKRAEEVVNMIFNSMSEAMISGDRIEIRGLGSFVVKEYGAYTGRNPKTGEPIEVKPKKLPFFKVGKELKERILDGK; via the coding sequence ATGAACAAGTCCGAACTGATCGAAACCTTTGCCGCCCAGCGGGACATCTCCCATAAACGGGCGGAGGAAGTAGTCAACATGATTTTCAACTCCATGAGTGAAGCGATGATCAGCGGCGACCGGATCGAGATCCGGGGACTGGGCAGCTTCGTGGTCAAGGAGTACGGTGCCTATACCGGCCGCAATCCCAAGACCGGCGAGCCGATTGAGGTGAAACCCAAAAAGCTTCCTTTTTTCAAGGTGGGCAAGGAGTTGAAGGAACGGATTCTGGACGGTAAGTAG
- a CDS encoding class I SAM-dependent RNA methyltransferase — protein MSEPEIIIERLAVGGNGVGRLDGVACFVPFTAPGDRLTLRVTSRKRSYLEGELSALREPSSWRTEPSCPVFGQCGGCSWQHIDYALQCRAKRALLVESLERIARLVAPPVEETVAAPHPYGYRARAQFKLFSAAERLAVGFYRRGSRYVIDLPDGCPVVTPAINTAMQRLRLVLTLLPDRNRIPQLSIEEGEEGVVAVVHYIGREPERLRALLLERQAELGLAGLWVQPGRKESLLAVFGGGRLTYLVPGGAAGETPMPLGYDIGGFSQVNRGQNRVLVNLVRELLAVRPDERLLDIYCGNGNLSLPLAGLVTELVGVEEYPPSIASAIDNARQLRVNNSTFRCRSAVDEVERLVAAGERFAAVLLDPPRSGAAEVVCRLRPLQAERLVYVSCDPATFARDAAVLAGHGYRLERAIPVDMFPQTAHLETVALFSLS, from the coding sequence ATGAGTGAGCCCGAAATCATCATTGAACGGCTGGCTGTCGGCGGTAACGGTGTCGGACGACTGGACGGCGTGGCCTGTTTTGTGCCGTTCACGGCGCCGGGAGACCGGCTGACCCTGCGGGTTACCAGCCGGAAGCGTTCGTACCTGGAAGGAGAGCTGTCGGCGTTGCGGGAACCATCATCCTGGCGGACGGAGCCTTCCTGTCCGGTTTTCGGCCAGTGTGGCGGCTGCAGCTGGCAGCATATCGATTATGCCCTGCAATGCCGGGCAAAGCGTGCCCTTCTGGTGGAGAGCCTTGAGCGGATCGCCCGGCTTGTCGCGCCGCCGGTGGAGGAGACCGTTGCAGCCCCGCACCCGTACGGCTACCGTGCCCGCGCCCAATTCAAGCTGTTCTCCGCGGCGGAAAGGCTGGCGGTCGGCTTTTATCGGCGCGGCTCCCGTTATGTGATCGATCTCCCGGACGGCTGCCCGGTGGTGACGCCGGCCATCAACACCGCCATGCAACGGCTACGGCTGGTGCTCACCCTGCTGCCGGACCGTAACCGCATCCCCCAGCTCAGTATCGAGGAAGGGGAGGAGGGGGTCGTTGCGGTGGTTCACTACATCGGCCGGGAGCCGGAGCGTCTCCGTGCCCTGCTGCTGGAGCGGCAGGCTGAACTGGGACTTGCCGGCCTGTGGGTGCAGCCGGGGCGCAAAGAGAGTCTGCTGGCCGTGTTCGGCGGGGGACGTCTGACCTATCTGGTGCCGGGGGGCGCTGCCGGGGAAACCCCCATGCCTCTTGGCTACGATATCGGCGGGTTTTCCCAGGTGAACCGGGGACAGAACCGGGTGCTGGTGAATCTGGTGCGGGAGCTGCTGGCAGTGCGTCCTGACGAGCGGCTGCTGGATATCTACTGCGGCAACGGCAACCTCTCGCTGCCGCTGGCCGGCTTGGTCACGGAGCTGGTCGGCGTCGAGGAATACCCCCCCTCCATCGCATCGGCGATTGACAATGCACGTCAACTTCGTGTAAACAATAGCACTTTCAGATGCCGTTCCGCTGTGGACGAGGTGGAGCGGTTGGTGGCTGCCGGTGAGCGTTTCGCAGCGGTGCTGCTGGACCCACCCCGTAGCGGTGCCGCCGAGGTGGTCTGTCGGCTGAGACCGCTGCAGGCAGAGCGACTGGTCTACGTTTCCTGCGATCCGGCTACCTTCGCCCGCGACGCTGCAGTGCTCGCCGGCCATGGGTACCGGCTGGAGCGCGCGATACCGGTGGACATGTTTCCCCAGACCGCCCACTTGGAAACCGTGGCACTCTTTTCCCTGTCATAA
- a CDS encoding creatininase family protein, with the protein MILAEMTMTQVEEALKTCQSVVIPFGALEEHGPHLPLSTDTIQAMEVARRAAERTPLFVAPPVHYGNCRSTAAHPGTVSISTATLKALLKDIVRSLYRQGFRTVLALTGHAGGAHRMALQDAGEELLDELPELAMAVATEYELAREAGRGLVETAGDAHAGEIETSRILHSHPQLVRGSAPEEYPTFPVGLLVRDKRRYWPGGVWGNPAKASAEKGRLLEELVVEKVVGLVRRMEEERHG; encoded by the coding sequence ATGATCTTGGCCGAGATGACCATGACCCAGGTCGAAGAAGCGCTCAAGACCTGTCAATCCGTTGTTATTCCCTTTGGTGCGCTGGAAGAACACGGGCCGCATCTGCCGTTGTCCACCGACACCATCCAGGCGATGGAGGTGGCCCGTCGCGCAGCGGAGCGGACACCGCTTTTCGTGGCGCCGCCGGTCCATTACGGCAACTGCCGCTCCACCGCCGCTCACCCCGGAACCGTCTCCATTTCCACCGCCACGCTCAAAGCACTGCTGAAGGATATCGTCCGCTCCCTCTACCGGCAGGGATTCCGTACCGTGCTGGCGTTAACCGGTCATGCGGGCGGCGCCCACCGGATGGCGTTGCAGGATGCCGGTGAGGAGCTGCTGGATGAACTGCCGGAGCTGGCCATGGCCGTTGCCACCGAATACGAGCTGGCCCGGGAGGCGGGCAGGGGACTGGTGGAGACTGCCGGTGACGCCCATGCCGGTGAAATCGAGACCTCCCGTATCCTGCACAGCCATCCCCAGCTGGTGCGGGGGAGTGCGCCGGAGGAGTATCCGACCTTTCCGGTGGGGCTGCTGGTGCGGGACAAGCGGCGCTACTGGCCCGGCGGCGTCTGGGGGAACCCCGCGAAGGCGTCGGCGGAGAAAGGGCGCCTGCTTGAAGAGCTGGTGGTGGAAAAAGTAGTGGGGCTGGTGCGCCGGATGGAGGAGGAGCGCCATGGTTGA
- a CDS encoding 7-carboxy-7-deazaguanine synthase QueE, producing MKTDSATDLIELFSSLQGEGAYLGYRQIFLRLPGCNLQCSYCDTALLAPERCRIETEPGSGLFREIPQPVTLSRVCDLAEAWCSELPGAHHSFSITGGEPLLHGELLAVWLPRLREILPVHLETNGTLSDALPLLLPLVDHISMDIKLPSSTGLPPLWEQHRRFLELAGEANLAVKVIVGEATTDQELLIACDLVSEADAGIPLIIQPVTGHGGRVTVAPSRLLHWQALAASLVREVRVIPQTHRMLGVA from the coding sequence ATGAAGACTGACAGCGCCACCGACCTGATCGAGCTGTTCTCTTCCCTGCAGGGAGAGGGAGCGTATCTTGGGTATCGCCAGATTTTCCTGCGCTTGCCGGGATGCAACCTCCAGTGCAGCTACTGCGATACCGCCCTGCTGGCGCCGGAGAGGTGCCGGATTGAGACGGAGCCCGGCAGCGGCCTGTTTCGCGAGATTCCCCAGCCGGTGACACTGTCCAGGGTGTGCGATCTGGCCGAGGCTTGGTGCAGCGAGCTGCCCGGCGCCCATCACTCCTTCAGCATCACCGGCGGCGAGCCGCTGCTGCATGGCGAGCTTCTGGCGGTCTGGCTTCCCCGGTTGCGAGAAATCCTGCCGGTACATCTGGAGACCAACGGCACCCTTTCCGATGCCCTGCCCCTGCTGCTTCCCCTGGTTGATCATATCAGCATGGATATCAAGCTTCCCTCCTCAACCGGCCTGCCACCTCTCTGGGAACAGCACCGTCGCTTTCTGGAGCTGGCCGGTGAGGCGAACCTGGCGGTGAAAGTGATCGTGGGGGAGGCGACCACGGATCAGGAGCTGCTGATAGCCTGCGACCTGGTGTCGGAGGCCGATGCCGGCATCCCGCTGATCATTCAGCCGGTAACCGGCCATGGGGGGCGCGTGACGGTTGCGCCGTCACGGCTCTTGCATTGGCAGGCCCTGGCTGCGTCGCTTGTGCGCGAGGTGCGGGTGATTCCCCAGACCCACCGGATGCTGGGGGTGGCATGA
- the queD gene encoding 6-carboxytetrahydropterin synthase QueD, protein MYRLTIKTGFAAAHNLINYQGDCENLHGHNWKVEVTIVARELDQAGLAIDFKVLKRETNLLLEELDHKYVNQHEFFKNISPSSENIARYLYQQLSVRLNNGNVAVERIGVWESENACAEYYED, encoded by the coding sequence ATGTACCGTCTGACCATCAAAACCGGCTTTGCCGCCGCCCACAATCTGATCAACTACCAGGGGGACTGCGAAAACCTCCACGGCCACAACTGGAAAGTGGAAGTGACCATCGTGGCCCGGGAACTCGATCAGGCAGGCCTTGCCATCGACTTCAAGGTGTTGAAGCGTGAAACCAATCTGCTGCTTGAGGAGCTGGATCACAAGTACGTCAATCAACACGAGTTTTTCAAAAACATTTCCCCGTCGTCGGAGAATATCGCCCGTTACCTGTACCAGCAGCTTTCGGTTCGCCTGAACAACGGCAACGTGGCGGTGGAGCGGATCGGGGTCTGGGAGTCGGAGAACGCCTGCGCTGAATATTATGAAGACTGA
- a CDS encoding O-acetylhomoserine aminocarboxypropyltransferase/cysteine synthase family protein produces the protein MSETPTLDTRALHAGQTPDETTLSRAVPIYQTSSYAFRNSEHAANLFALKEFGNIYTRLMNPTTDVLEKRVAALDGGAAALAFASGQAAITATVLTLAKAGQNIVSASALYGGTYNLFNHTLPRCGITTRFVDSSNPENFRAAIDENTRLIYCESIGNPRNNIDDFEAIAKIAHEAGIPLVVDNTATTPVLFRPLEHGADIVIYSLTKFMGGHGTSIGGCVVDGGKFPWDNGKFPEFTEPDPAYHGAVFWDAVGPIAFIIKMRVQILRDMGACISPFNSFQILQGLETLHVRMPRHVENALKVAQWLEKHPQVAWVNYPGLASHPDSTRAQKYFPQGAGAIIGFGIRGGKEAAVRFIDNVKLASHLANIGDAKTLVIHPATTTHQQLSAEEQVATGVTPDFIRLSIGIEGVADIIADLEQALKAE, from the coding sequence ATGAGTGAAACACCGACGCTTGACACCCGTGCCCTCCATGCCGGACAAACCCCCGACGAAACAACCCTTTCCCGTGCCGTACCGATCTATCAGACCAGCTCCTATGCTTTCCGGAACAGTGAACATGCCGCCAACCTGTTTGCTCTCAAGGAATTCGGCAATATTTACACCCGACTGATGAACCCCACTACCGACGTGCTGGAAAAGCGGGTGGCGGCCCTGGACGGCGGCGCCGCGGCCCTGGCCTTTGCCTCCGGCCAGGCGGCCATTACGGCCACGGTGCTGACTCTGGCCAAGGCCGGTCAGAATATCGTGTCCGCCTCGGCGTTGTACGGCGGTACCTACAACCTGTTCAATCATACGTTGCCCCGCTGCGGCATCACCACCCGGTTCGTTGACAGCTCAAACCCCGAGAACTTCCGTGCCGCCATTGATGAGAATACCCGCCTGATCTACTGCGAGTCCATCGGCAATCCCCGCAACAACATCGACGACTTCGAGGCCATTGCGAAAATCGCCCACGAGGCGGGCATCCCGCTGGTGGTGGACAACACCGCCACCACGCCGGTCCTGTTCCGGCCGCTGGAGCACGGGGCCGACATCGTGATCTACTCCCTGACCAAGTTCATGGGGGGGCATGGCACCAGCATCGGCGGCTGCGTGGTGGACGGCGGAAAATTTCCGTGGGACAACGGCAAGTTTCCGGAGTTCACCGAGCCTGACCCGGCGTACCACGGCGCGGTGTTCTGGGATGCGGTGGGGCCGATCGCCTTTATCATCAAGATGCGGGTGCAGATCCTGCGTGACATGGGGGCCTGCATCTCCCCCTTTAACTCGTTCCAGATACTTCAAGGTCTGGAAACCCTGCATGTGCGTATGCCGCGCCATGTTGAAAATGCCCTGAAAGTGGCCCAGTGGCTGGAAAAACATCCCCAGGTGGCCTGGGTCAACTATCCGGGGCTGGCCAGCCATCCGGACAGCACCCGCGCTCAAAAGTATTTTCCCCAGGGCGCCGGGGCCATCATCGGGTTCGGCATCAGGGGGGGAAAGGAGGCGGCGGTCCGCTTTATCGACAACGTCAAGCTGGCCTCCCATCTGGCCAACATCGGCGACGCCAAGACCCTGGTGATCCATCCTGCCACCACCACGCACCAGCAACTCTCCGCTGAAGAGCAAGTGGCCACGGGCGTTACCCCCGACTTTATCCGGCTTTCCATCGGTATCGAGGGGGTGGCGGATATCATCGCCGACCTGGAGCAGGCCCTGAAAGCGGAATAA
- a CDS encoding GGDEF domain-containing protein gives MMTIDQAHDPERMLELLARRNAELASLLEIGKTIISSLELRDVLQEIMSQVERLLQPKTWSLLLVNDSTGELHFEIAVSPVANELKGINLKMGEGIAGWVAQHGEPLLIPDVMRDERFARHVADAVEYPVSSILCVPLKIRDRVLGVIELINSASERSFEEADLPLLGAVADFAAIAIDNARNYKRVSELVITDDLTGLYNARYFQELLEYEIDRARRYNSQVSLLFFDLDRFKSVNDTYGHLVGSRMIAEVGHLVRNHIRSSDRGARYGGDEYIIVLPNTGKQGAMTVAHNMLERFHAHRFLTDNGTRIPITASFGVGTFPDDATDRESLIRVTDSAMYEAKEAGRDRVCSFSGNLTKLLL, from the coding sequence ATGATGACCATTGATCAAGCGCACGATCCGGAGCGGATGCTGGAACTGCTGGCCCGGCGGAATGCCGAGCTTGCCTCGCTGCTGGAAATCGGCAAGACCATCATCTCTTCCCTGGAGCTGCGGGACGTGCTGCAGGAGATCATGTCCCAGGTTGAGCGGCTGCTGCAGCCCAAAACCTGGTCGCTCCTGCTGGTGAACGATTCCACCGGCGAGTTGCACTTCGAAATCGCCGTGTCGCCGGTGGCCAACGAACTGAAGGGGATCAACCTGAAGATGGGGGAGGGGATTGCCGGCTGGGTGGCGCAGCACGGCGAGCCGCTCCTGATCCCGGATGTGATGCGGGACGAACGGTTTGCCCGCCATGTGGCCGATGCCGTGGAGTATCCGGTCAGTTCCATCCTCTGCGTGCCGCTCAAAATCCGTGATCGGGTGCTGGGGGTGATCGAGCTGATCAACTCTGCCAGTGAGCGCAGTTTCGAGGAGGCGGATTTGCCCCTTCTGGGAGCCGTGGCCGACTTTGCCGCCATTGCCATCGACAACGCCCGCAACTACAAACGGGTCAGCGAGCTGGTCATCACCGACGACCTGACCGGTCTCTACAACGCCCGCTATTTTCAGGAACTGCTGGAATATGAAATAGATCGGGCGCGGCGCTACAACAGCCAAGTATCGCTGCTGTTCTTCGATCTCGACCGGTTCAAGTCCGTAAACGATACCTACGGCCACCTGGTGGGGAGCCGGATGATCGCGGAGGTGGGACACCTGGTCAGGAACCATATCAGGTCGTCAGACCGCGGTGCCCGTTACGGCGGAGACGAGTATATCATCGTGCTGCCCAACACCGGCAAGCAGGGGGCCATGACCGTGGCCCACAACATGTTGGAGCGGTTCCATGCCCACCGTTTCCTCACCGACAACGGCACCAGGATCCCGATTACCGCCAGCTTCGGCGTCGGCACCTTTCCCGATGACGCCACTGACCGGGAAAGCCTGATCCGGGTGACCGACTCGGCCATGTACGAGGCGAAGGAGGCGGGACGCGACCGGGTCTGTTCTTTTTCCGGTAACCTGACCAAGCTGCTGTTGTGA